The following coding sequences lie in one Populus trichocarpa isolate Nisqually-1 chromosome 14, P.trichocarpa_v4.1, whole genome shotgun sequence genomic window:
- the LOC7466300 gene encoding uncharacterized protein LOC7466300 isoform X2, which yields MAAAMKILLSQQGSRRCLWLPSSYFRRYFCSEPKRHPDPLIIEPVSYPVRSEHESQENSQEQEQQQQQPPRRRSQQEQGWSREDFRYMKDAPPSISITPVSYAPRVAPLPEDRAQGRDAHNVDMERERMRIEARRNLGRRAFKVVEEEGKVVLPFPRLIKPVKKEKNPLFDLNEAIKQVKANARNTFDETVEAHVKLSIDKSRSDLIVRGTLALPHGGKKTLRVAVFAEGADADEARAAGADIVGGVELIDQIAKAGKIDFDHCFTTPQFFPRIAKLGKILNRQGLMPDLKQGTVVSDVSKAVKNAKKNQIKFKMDKTAIVHVGLGKVSFTEESLRENVGAFMNALLQAKPAGLKKTSKYAGYVNSFHICST from the exons ATGGCAGCAGCCATGAAAATCCTATTGTCCCAGCAGGGTAGCCGCAGGTGTTTGTGGTTGCCCAGCTCCTATTTCCGTAGATATTTTTGCTCTGAACCAAAACGACACCCAGATCCCTTAATAATCGAACCAGTCTCTTACCCAGTAAGATCTGAACATGAGAGCCAAGAAAATTcccaagaacaagaacaacagcagcaacaaccTCCCAGAAGAAGAAGTCAGCAAGAACAAGGTTGGAGTCGGGAGGACTTCCGTTACATGAAGGACGCTCCTCCATCCATTTCAATAACCCCAGTGTCATACGCACCACGGGTTGCGCCGCTGCCGGAGGACAGGGCTCAAGGACGGGACGCACACAATGTTGatatggagagagagaggatgaggATTGAGGCGCGGAGGAATCTGGGGAGAAGAGCTTTTAAGGTTGTGGAAGAGGAGGGAAAAGTGGTGCTGCCTTTTCCTAGATTAATCAAGCCTGTTAAGAAGGAAAAGAACCCTCTTTTTGACTTGAATGAGGCTATTAAGCAAGTCAAG GCTAATGCCAGGAATACTTTTGATGAGACTGTTGAAGCACATGTAAAATTGAGTATAGATAAATCTCGATCTGACCTG ATAGTTCGCGGCACCTTGGCTTTGCCTCACGGTGGTAAGAAG ACTCTCAGGGTGGCTGTCTTTGCTGAAGGTGCAGATGCAGATGAAGCAAGAGCCGCGGGAGCTGATATTGTTGGAGGTGTTGAACTTATTGATCAAATTGCAA AAGCTGGCAAGATTGACTTTGATCATTGTTTCACGACTCCACAATTTTTCCCTCGCATTGCTAAG CTGGGGAAGATTCTTAATCGTCAAGGTTTGATGCCTGATCTTAAA CAAGGTACTGTTGTCAGTGATGTTTCTAAAGCAGTAAAGAAtgcaaaaaagaatcaaattaagtttaaaatggACAAAACAGCAATTGTGCATGTGGGACTTGGAAAG GTGAGTTTTACAGAAGAGTCTTTGCGCGAGAATGTAGGTGCATTTATGAATGCTCTTCTGCAAGCAAAGCCTGCAGGCTTAAAGAAGA CTTCCAAATATGCTGGATACGTCAACTCTTTCCATATTTGCAGCACT TGA
- the LOC7466300 gene encoding uncharacterized protein LOC7466300 isoform X1, with protein MAAAMKILLSQQGSRRCLWLPSSYFRRYFCSEPKRHPDPLIIEPVSYPVRSEHESQENSQEQEQQQQQPPRRRSQQEQGWSREDFRYMKDAPPSISITPVSYAPRVAPLPEDRAQGRDAHNVDMERERMRIEARRNLGRRAFKVVEEEGKVVLPFPRLIKPVKKEKNPLFDLNEAIKQVKANARNTFDETVEAHVKLSIDKSRSDLIVRGTLALPHGGKKTLRVAVFAEGADADEARAAGADIVGGVELIDQIAKAGKIDFDHCFTTPQFFPRIAKLGKILNRQGLMPDLKQGTVVSDVSKAVKNAKKNQIKFKMDKTAIVHVGLGKVSFTEESLRENVGAFMNALLQAKPAGLKKTSKYAGYVNSFHICSTMGQGFPVSIQSLSKAVDYYSKVHLK; from the exons ATGGCAGCAGCCATGAAAATCCTATTGTCCCAGCAGGGTAGCCGCAGGTGTTTGTGGTTGCCCAGCTCCTATTTCCGTAGATATTTTTGCTCTGAACCAAAACGACACCCAGATCCCTTAATAATCGAACCAGTCTCTTACCCAGTAAGATCTGAACATGAGAGCCAAGAAAATTcccaagaacaagaacaacagcagcaacaaccTCCCAGAAGAAGAAGTCAGCAAGAACAAGGTTGGAGTCGGGAGGACTTCCGTTACATGAAGGACGCTCCTCCATCCATTTCAATAACCCCAGTGTCATACGCACCACGGGTTGCGCCGCTGCCGGAGGACAGGGCTCAAGGACGGGACGCACACAATGTTGatatggagagagagaggatgaggATTGAGGCGCGGAGGAATCTGGGGAGAAGAGCTTTTAAGGTTGTGGAAGAGGAGGGAAAAGTGGTGCTGCCTTTTCCTAGATTAATCAAGCCTGTTAAGAAGGAAAAGAACCCTCTTTTTGACTTGAATGAGGCTATTAAGCAAGTCAAG GCTAATGCCAGGAATACTTTTGATGAGACTGTTGAAGCACATGTAAAATTGAGTATAGATAAATCTCGATCTGACCTG ATAGTTCGCGGCACCTTGGCTTTGCCTCACGGTGGTAAGAAG ACTCTCAGGGTGGCTGTCTTTGCTGAAGGTGCAGATGCAGATGAAGCAAGAGCCGCGGGAGCTGATATTGTTGGAGGTGTTGAACTTATTGATCAAATTGCAA AAGCTGGCAAGATTGACTTTGATCATTGTTTCACGACTCCACAATTTTTCCCTCGCATTGCTAAG CTGGGGAAGATTCTTAATCGTCAAGGTTTGATGCCTGATCTTAAA CAAGGTACTGTTGTCAGTGATGTTTCTAAAGCAGTAAAGAAtgcaaaaaagaatcaaattaagtttaaaatggACAAAACAGCAATTGTGCATGTGGGACTTGGAAAG GTGAGTTTTACAGAAGAGTCTTTGCGCGAGAATGTAGGTGCATTTATGAATGCTCTTCTGCAAGCAAAGCCTGCAGGCTTAAAGAAGA CTTCCAAATATGCTGGATACGTCAACTCTTTCCATATTTGCAGCACT ATGGGGCAGGGATTCCCTGTTTCAATACAGTCATTATCCAAAGCTGTAGATTACTACAGCAAAGTGCACCTGAAGTGA
- the LOC7466301 gene encoding probable serine/threonine-protein kinase PBL7 — protein sequence METENGEYGRQERIALVAIVVVASLTVASLLVAFSYYCYIRNKLSKRLKNHSREGYEDKGCFTDLEVVAGKGLNVFTFKQLHSATGGFSKSNVVGHGGFGLVYRGVLSDGRKVAIKLMDQAGKQGEDEFKVEVELLSHLHSPYLLALLGYCSGDNHKVLVYEFMPNGGLQEHLHRITSSNTVSISLDWETRLRIALEAAKGLEYLHEHVNPPVIHRDFKSSNILLDRNLHAKVSDFGLAKLGPDKAGGHVSTRVLGTQGYIAPEYALTGHLTTKSDVYSYGVVLLELLTGRVPVDIKRPAGEGVLVSWALPRLTDREKVVEIMDPALEGQYSMKEVIQVAAIAAMCVQPEADYRPLMADVVQSLVPLVKTQRSTSKVGSCSNIHADRCHTPQDLVEKT from the exons ATGGAAACAGAGAATGGTGAGTATGGAAGGCAAGAACGCATTGCTCTGGTGGCCATTGTGGTGGTGGCTTCACTGACAGTGGCTTCCCTGCTGGTTGCATTTAGTTATTATTGCTATATACGTAACAAGCTCTCCAAACGCCTTAAAAACCACAGTA GGGAAGGGTATGAGGACAAAGGTTGCTTTACAGATCTCGAAGTTGTTGCCGGGAAAGGCCTTAACGTGTTCACATTTAAGCAATTGCATTCAGCTACTGGTGGTTTCAGCAAGTCGAATGTGGTTGGGCATGGTGGGTTTGGATTAGTGTATCGTGGAGTCCTTAGCGATGGAAGGAAAGTTGCAATTAAGTTAATGGACCAAGCAGGGAAGCAGGGGGAAGATGAATTTAAAGTGGag gTGGAATTGCTGAGCCACCTGCATTCTCCTTATCTGCTGGCATTGCTTGGGTATTGTTCAGGTGACAATCATAAAGTGCTGGTGTATGAGTTCATGCCAAATGGTGGTCTGCAAGAACATTTGCATCGTATCACTA GTTCCAATACTGTTTCCATAAGTTTGGACTGGGAAACACGTTTGAGAATTGCCCTCGAAGCTGCTAAGGGTTTGGAATATCTCCATGAGCATGTTAATCCTCCAGTGATTCATAGAGATTTTAAAAGCAGCAACATCCTCCTGGACAGAAATTTACACGCCAAAGTTTCTGATTTTGGATTGGCCAAGCTTGGACCTGACAAAGCTGGTGGACATGTTTCTACTAGAGTGCTGGGCACCCAGGGATATATCGCCCCTGA GTACGCATTAACTGGCCATTTGACAACAAAATCAGATGTCTACAGTTATGGGGTTGTTCTCTTGGAATTGCTTACTGGCAGAGTTCCAGTCGATATTAAGAGACCTGCTGGGGAAGGAGTTCTGGTATCTTGG GCACTGCCACGGTTGACAGATAGAGAGAAGGTTGTGGAAATTATGGATCCGGCATTGGAGGGCCAGTATTCAATGAAAGAGGTTATTCAGGTGGCAGCAATTGCTGCAATGTGTGTGCAACCAGAGGCAGATTACAGACCGTTGATGGCAGATGTTGTGCAGTCACTTGTACCACTGGTAAAAACGCAGCGGTCAACTTCAAAGGTAGGAAGCTGCTCGAATATCCATGCAGACCGGTGTCACACGCCGCAAGACTTGGTAGAGAAAACATGA
- the LOC7466302 gene encoding peroxidase P7, with translation MGSTKFFVTLCVVPLLASSFCSAQLSATFYASTCPNLQTIVRNAMTGAVNGQPRLAASILRLFFHDCFVNGCDGSILLDDTATFTGEKNANPNRNSARGFEVIDTIKTRVEAACNATVSCADILALAARDGVVLRGGPSWTVPLGRRDARTASQSAANSQIPSPASSLATLISMFSAKGLSAGDMTALSGGHTIGFARCTTFRNRIYNDTNIDASFATTRRASCPASGGDATLAPLDGTQTRFDNNYYTNLVARRGLLHSDQELFNGGSQDALVRTYSTNGATFARDFAAAMVKMGNISPLTGRNGEIRRNCRVVN, from the exons ATGGGCTCTACTAAATTCTTTGTTACACTCTGTGTTGTACCGCTCCTAGCATCCTCCTTTTGCAGCGCACAGCTTTCTGCCACCTTTTATGCTTCGACATGCCCTAATCTTCAAACCATAGTGCGTAATGCAATGACGGGGGCTGTCAATGGCCAGCCTCGGCTTGCCGCCTCTATCCTCCGCTTGTTCTTCCACGACTGCTTTGTGAAT GGATGCGACGGATCTATACTACTGGATGACACTGCCACTTTCACGGGTGAAAAGAATGCGAATCCCAACAGGAATTCAGCTAGAGGTTTTGAAGTGATTGACACCATTAAAACTCGGGTAGAAGCGGCTTGCAATGCCACAGTTTCCTGCGCAGATATCCTTGCACTTGCAGCCCGAGATGGAGTTGTactg CGAGGAGGACCATCATGGACAGTACCACTTGGCCGGAGAGATGCAAGAACAGCTAGCCAGAGTGCAGCCAACAGCCAAATCCCATCACCCGCGTCTAGCCTTGCGACCCTAATCTCCATGTTTTCTGCCAAAGGCTTGAGTGCTGGTGACATGACTGCGCTCTCTGGGGGTCACACAATTGGCTTTGCCAGATGCACCACATTTCGTAACCGCATATACAATGACACCAACATTGATGCCAGCTTTGCCACTACTAGAAGGGCTAGTTGCCCTGCTTCTGGTGGTGACGCCACTTTGGCTCCACTCGATGGCACTCAAACCAGATTTGATAACAATTATTACACCAATCTTGTGGCCCGCCGTGGCTTGCTTCATTCAGACCAGGAGCTCTTCAACGGAGGTTCTCAAGATGCACTTGTCAGGACTTACAGCACAAACGGCGCTACCTTTGCTAGAGATTTTGCTGCTGCCATGGTGAAGATGGGGAATATCAGCCCCCTTACAGGGAGGAATGGAGAGATAAGAAGGAATTGCAGGGTGGTGAATTGA